The Brenneria rubrifaciens genome has a window encoding:
- a CDS encoding enoyl-CoA hydratase/isomerase family protein — MVIKANYESDHDKRKEVPHKELGTIPPMPFEEYSEKLKHCFTMKRKNGILEARLHTNGESLQWGAPAHQALHYFFDWAGRDPDNEIIILGGTGKDFMRGIGRLDDKGDWQPAAEFTSAPEQAWKMYEYQYYDGTNDIEGQVFDIEVPTIGVWNGAAFHTDLVLFSDITLCTEDAWTTEMHFRVNMVPGDGIQIAWRELMGRKRYAYAELTGEIITARKALALGMVNEICPDTESCYDRAWEIAELIMRTGTRVTRRITTQQLRKAWKEDIANELRNAFAAEMFVTATEHSPHEANYWNRACEEAELVKAAEKKGKVIRPRIGGGQEEDEIK; from the coding sequence ATGGTGATTAAAGCCAATTATGAGTCCGATCACGATAAGCGTAAAGAAGTGCCGCATAAGGAATTGGGAACCATCCCCCCTATGCCGTTTGAAGAATATTCAGAAAAGCTCAAACACTGTTTCACCATGAAGCGGAAGAACGGCATTCTCGAAGCCCGGCTTCATACCAACGGCGAGAGTCTGCAATGGGGCGCGCCGGCGCATCAGGCGCTTCACTACTTCTTCGACTGGGCCGGCAGGGACCCGGACAATGAAATTATTATTCTGGGCGGTACGGGCAAGGATTTCATGCGGGGGATTGGCCGGCTTGATGATAAGGGCGATTGGCAGCCTGCCGCCGAGTTTACGTCTGCGCCGGAACAAGCATGGAAAATGTATGAATATCAGTATTACGACGGCACGAACGATATAGAGGGCCAGGTCTTCGATATTGAGGTGCCGACCATCGGCGTATGGAACGGCGCCGCTTTTCACACCGACCTCGTCCTGTTCAGCGATATCACCCTGTGTACCGAAGATGCGTGGACAACGGAGATGCATTTCCGGGTCAATATGGTTCCCGGTGATGGTATCCAGATCGCGTGGCGGGAACTGATGGGCCGCAAGCGCTACGCCTACGCGGAATTGACTGGTGAGATCATCACCGCCCGTAAGGCGCTTGCCCTCGGCATGGTCAACGAAATTTGCCCCGATACGGAATCCTGTTACGACCGGGCGTGGGAGATCGCCGAACTTATCATGCGCACCGGCACGCGCGTCACCCGCCGCATCACCACTCAGCAACTGCGCAAAGCCTGGAAGGAAGATATCGCCAACGAACTCCGCAACGCCTTCGCCGCCGAAATGTTCGTGACCGCCACCGAGCACTCTCCCCACGAGGCCAACTACTGGAACCGGGCATGTGAAGAGGCTGAGCTGGTCAAGGCGGCGGAGAAAAAAGGCAAAGTGATACGCCCGCGGATCGGCGGCGGCCAGGAAGAGGACGAAATAAAGTAA
- a CDS encoding LysR family transcriptional regulator — protein sequence MKIRLLYEFILLSELLNFSRAAQKMNITQPVLSRHMKYLEELFGVELFRRDTHSVELTSTGKLLSVEARKIIYQYESSLSVVNAFTGKSRRRLAITFLGEAIQHVLIKFLTQFRQDNTDIIVECRDSELGEALLFLEEHQCDLGFLIRPNFLENKQFCSLPFQTDPLCVAVNKHHPLAGRGRVSLKEVSEWPIIRVDPREFLLSEEYSTRFFDCYNIPFTLVKEYPNLKTCCFNLEFRDRVALLMPKHREYLLGNNSVLLEVIEDDYWFNLELVWDNKNTNPCITLFLNAFKVFLKSTPLN from the coding sequence ATGAAAATACGGCTTCTATACGAATTTATTCTGTTATCGGAATTGCTTAATTTCAGCAGGGCGGCACAGAAAATGAATATCACTCAGCCTGTGTTAAGCCGCCATATGAAATATCTTGAAGAACTGTTCGGCGTGGAATTGTTCAGACGTGATACGCACAGCGTGGAACTGACGTCTACCGGAAAATTGCTCTCTGTAGAAGCGCGTAAAATAATCTATCAGTATGAAAGTTCCTTATCCGTGGTTAACGCTTTTACCGGCAAAAGCCGGCGCCGGTTGGCCATTACTTTTCTGGGCGAGGCTATTCAGCATGTCCTGATTAAGTTTTTAACCCAATTTCGGCAGGATAATACCGATATCATTGTGGAATGCCGTGACAGTGAACTGGGTGAAGCACTGCTTTTTCTGGAAGAGCACCAATGCGATTTGGGTTTTTTGATTCGCCCTAATTTTCTGGAGAATAAACAATTTTGTTCCCTGCCGTTTCAAACCGATCCGCTGTGCGTCGCGGTGAACAAGCATCACCCATTGGCCGGACGAGGCCGCGTGTCGCTAAAGGAAGTCAGCGAGTGGCCGATTATCCGCGTCGATCCCCGTGAATTTTTATTATCCGAAGAATACAGTACCCGATTCTTCGATTGTTACAACATTCCGTTTACCCTGGTCAAGGAGTACCCCAATCTTAAGACCTGCTGTTTTAATCTTGAGTTCAGGGACCGGGTAGCATTACTTATGCCGAAGCATCGGGAATATTTACTGGGTAACAACAGTGTATTACTGGAAGTGATTGAAGATGATTACTGGTTTAATCTGGAACTGGTGTGGGATAATAAAAATACCAATCCCTGTATTACCTTATTTCTGAATGCCTTTAAAGTGTTTTTAAAGAGTACCCCCCTGAACTAA
- a CDS encoding 3-oxoacid CoA-transferase subunit B — translation MNARDRIARRAAGYFSAGDVVNLGIGIPSLCSDYAPSGVMFHTENGLVGMGPLVSGMLAVEGFSNATAMRFTPVPGASAFDSAESFALVRAGKLAASVLGALQVAENGDLANWAQPGRVFGMGGAMDLVNGARKVIITMELCTRDGKPKIVNACSYPLTGKGCVDHIVTEQCVIDVTRDGLMLVEVLDGLTPEDIQRQVEPRLIVAEQLVTMQA, via the coding sequence ATGAATGCGCGTGACAGAATCGCCCGCCGCGCCGCGGGATACTTTTCAGCAGGCGACGTGGTCAACCTGGGGATCGGCATTCCCAGTCTGTGCAGCGACTACGCGCCGTCCGGCGTGATGTTCCATACCGAAAACGGTCTGGTGGGCATGGGACCGCTGGTATCCGGGATGTTGGCGGTGGAGGGGTTTTCCAACGCCACCGCCATGCGTTTTACGCCGGTGCCCGGCGCCAGCGCGTTTGACAGCGCCGAATCCTTTGCTTTGGTGCGCGCCGGCAAACTGGCCGCGTCGGTGCTGGGGGCGTTGCAGGTGGCGGAAAACGGCGATCTCGCTAACTGGGCGCAGCCTGGCCGTGTGTTCGGCATGGGCGGCGCGATGGATTTGGTTAACGGCGCCCGGAAAGTGATTATCACCATGGAGCTGTGTACCCGGGATGGAAAACCCAAAATCGTCAATGCATGCAGTTATCCGCTGACCGGCAAAGGTTGTGTGGACCATATCGTCACCGAACAGTGTGTGATCGACGTGACGCGCGACGGGCTGATGCTGGTCGAAGTACTGGACGGGTTGACGCCGGAGGATATTCAACGACAGGTCGAACCCCGGCTGATCGTCGCCGAACAGTTGGTCACCATGCAGGCCTAG
- a CDS encoding acetyl-CoA C-acetyltransferase has protein sequence MTSLVIASAVRTAIGKFGGSLSTFSAPQLGALVMEAAVRRAGLEPSMIGEVIFGNVLQAGLGQNPARQALLHAGLPDATPATSLNMVCGSGLQSVIFAAQSIIAGNADVVLAGGMENMSAAPYLLKQARWGYRMGDQTATDSMVNDGLFCAINRYHMGVTAENVAQRWHISRREQDEVALLSQQRAAAAIERGLFRREIIPVTLKSKQGDRVFDVDEHLRADTSAASLAKLSPAFDPAGSVTAGNASGINDGAAALVVMREAWAKRQGIKPLARIRGYAATGVDPAVMGIGPVSATRQALSRAGLTVEDLDLVEANEAFAAQFVAVSRELKLDRDKTNVNGGAIALGHPIGASGARILVTLLHALAERDKTLGLATLCVGGGQGVAAIVERV, from the coding sequence ATGACATCACTTGTTATTGCCAGTGCGGTACGTACGGCGATTGGCAAATTCGGCGGCAGCCTGAGCACCTTTAGCGCGCCACAACTGGGCGCGCTGGTGATGGAGGCGGCGGTGCGCCGGGCGGGGCTGGAACCTTCGATGATCGGCGAGGTGATTTTTGGCAACGTGCTTCAGGCCGGGCTGGGGCAGAATCCCGCTCGCCAGGCGCTGCTGCACGCCGGGCTGCCGGACGCCACGCCGGCTACCAGCCTCAATATGGTCTGCGGCTCCGGCCTGCAAAGCGTGATTTTCGCGGCGCAAAGCATTATCGCCGGTAATGCGGATGTGGTGCTGGCAGGCGGTATGGAAAATATGTCGGCGGCGCCCTATCTGCTTAAGCAGGCGCGCTGGGGATACCGGATGGGGGATCAGACGGCGACGGACAGCATGGTCAATGACGGACTGTTCTGCGCCATCAACCGTTATCACATGGGCGTCACCGCGGAAAATGTCGCGCAGCGCTGGCATATCAGCCGCCGGGAGCAGGATGAAGTGGCGTTGCTTTCCCAGCAACGAGCGGCGGCGGCGATTGAGCGCGGCCTATTCCGGCGGGAGATCATTCCGGTCACGCTGAAAAGCAAACAGGGCGACAGGGTGTTTGACGTGGATGAACACCTGCGGGCGGATACCTCGGCGGCGAGTCTGGCAAAACTGTCACCGGCTTTTGATCCCGCAGGCTCGGTGACGGCAGGCAATGCATCAGGCATTAACGACGGCGCGGCGGCGCTGGTGGTGATGCGCGAGGCATGGGCGAAACGGCAGGGGATTAAACCGCTGGCGCGCATCCGCGGCTATGCCGCCACCGGCGTCGATCCCGCTGTGATGGGCATCGGCCCGGTATCGGCGACCCGGCAGGCATTAAGCCGGGCAGGATTAACGGTGGAGGATCTCGATCTGGTTGAAGCTAATGAGGCCTTCGCCGCCCAGTTTGTCGCCGTCAGCCGCGAACTGAAACTGGATAGGGATAAAACCAACGTCAACGGCGGCGCCATCGCCCTGGGGCATCCGATTGGCGCGTCCGGCGCGCGGATTCTGGTGACGCTGTTACATGCGCTGGCCGAGCGGGATAAAACACTGGGGCTGGCGACGCTCTGCGTCGGCGGCGGCCAGGGCGTGGCGGCGATCGTCGAGCGCGTTTAG
- a CDS encoding CoA transferase subunit A: MSGKFTSTDEIIRLFQDGQTLMCGGFANHGVPNRLIQCVIDSGARHFTLIANDSGDADLTVGRLIHHGLVDKLIASHIGRNTETVALVAAGKIELELVPQGSLAERMRCGGSGLGGVLTKTGIGTVVEEGKQSVMVDGERYLLETALQAEIGLVRARTADALGNLTYRGTMRNFNPLVAKASRLTLVDADMLVEIDELGVDRIVTPGVYVDKILTMRGERQ; encoded by the coding sequence ATGTCGGGAAAATTCACCTCAACAGATGAAATCATCCGGTTGTTTCAGGATGGGCAAACGCTGATGTGCGGCGGTTTTGCCAACCACGGCGTACCTAATCGCCTGATTCAATGCGTGATCGACAGCGGCGCGCGGCACTTTACCCTGATCGCCAACGATAGCGGCGACGCGGATCTCACCGTCGGCCGTCTGATCCATCACGGTCTGGTGGACAAGCTGATCGCCTCGCATATCGGGCGCAATACCGAAACGGTGGCGCTGGTCGCCGCCGGAAAGATTGAACTGGAACTGGTGCCGCAGGGCAGCCTGGCCGAACGCATGCGCTGCGGCGGCTCCGGGCTGGGCGGCGTGCTGACCAAAACCGGCATCGGCACCGTGGTGGAAGAGGGCAAGCAGTCCGTCATGGTCGATGGCGAGCGCTATCTTCTGGAAACGGCGTTGCAGGCGGAGATTGGTCTGGTGCGCGCCCGTACCGCCGATGCGCTGGGGAATCTGACCTATCGCGGCACAATGCGCAATTTCAATCCGCTGGTGGCTAAAGCATCCCGTTTGACGCTGGTGGATGCCGATATGCTGGTGGAGATTGATGAGCTTGGCGTGGATCGCATCGTCACGCCCGGCGTGTATGTGGACAAGATCCTGACGATGCGGGGAGAACGGCAATGA
- a CDS encoding 3-keto-5-aminohexanoate cleavage protein — MSTGNDVIISAALTGAVTPKEINENIPLTPEEIAADAYRCWQQGAAIVHLHMRDDRGMGTMDCDKFAQTIRLLRDYRDCDVIINCTTSGDHRASDAQRMEPVSRLEGIEMASWDAGSFNWMPGGVFVNSPQFLGKLGEILTERAIKPEVEIFDSGMLGVAGYFVEQGKLPSPLHYQFCLGVPGGMSATVENLNYLVSHLPADATWSAFGVGKHHLPILFAALALGGHVRVGLEDNVYFSKGVKATNPQLVQRAAQAVRLAGKQVATPAGARKILGLRPL; from the coding sequence ATGAGCACAGGCAACGACGTCATTATTTCCGCCGCCCTGACCGGTGCGGTTACACCGAAAGAGATCAATGAAAATATTCCGCTGACGCCCGAGGAAATTGCCGCGGACGCTTATCGCTGCTGGCAACAGGGCGCGGCCATCGTGCATCTCCACATGCGCGACGATCGGGGTATGGGCACGATGGACTGCGACAAGTTTGCCCAAACCATCCGCCTGCTGCGCGACTACCGCGACTGCGATGTGATTATCAACTGTACGACGTCCGGCGATCACCGGGCCAGCGACGCGCAACGCATGGAACCTGTTTCCCGGCTGGAAGGGATTGAAATGGCCTCCTGGGATGCCGGCTCGTTTAACTGGATGCCCGGCGGCGTGTTCGTCAATTCCCCGCAGTTTCTCGGCAAATTGGGTGAGATCCTCACTGAGCGGGCGATTAAGCCGGAAGTGGAGATCTTCGATAGCGGCATGCTGGGCGTTGCCGGCTATTTTGTCGAGCAGGGCAAACTGCCGTCCCCATTGCATTATCAATTCTGTCTCGGCGTGCCGGGGGGAATGTCCGCCACGGTGGAGAATCTGAACTATCTGGTTTCGCATCTTCCTGCCGACGCCACCTGGTCGGCCTTTGGCGTCGGCAAGCATCATCTGCCGATACTGTTCGCTGCCCTGGCGCTGGGCGGACACGTGCGGGTGGGCCTGGAAGACAATGTCTATTTCAGCAAAGGCGTGAAAGCCACCAATCCGCAACTGGTGCAACGCGCGGCGCAGGCCGTCCGGCTGGCGGGTAAACAGGTGGCCACCCCTGCCGGCGCCAGGAAAATACTGGGACTCCGTCCGCTGTAA
- a CDS encoding helix-turn-helix transcriptional regulator: MPSSRNAANYIRSLITMMEYLNEPWGIKDLASRHIYMNKTAYLYTNTPARFDIEGRFDAEFPASWNELSDDLKEHDRLTENSEKRVIVIETHYWYGKKTLTPFVSEKTPIFDENKTCIGTMWNARLLDTLSPLLYIDQKKPTVLQTQITTDIFTQSELDIVFLILQRFSNKEIARKMNLSPKTIENRVYNMFQKAEVHSLSQFEEFCRQREIDGYIPESLIGKGIQFI; this comes from the coding sequence ATGCCATCATCAAGAAACGCGGCTAATTATATCCGTAGCCTGATCACTATGATGGAATACTTAAATGAACCATGGGGCATTAAAGATTTAGCGTCACGACATATTTATATGAACAAAACGGCGTACCTTTATACCAACACGCCCGCGCGATTCGATATTGAAGGTCGGTTTGATGCTGAGTTTCCAGCCAGTTGGAACGAGCTTTCCGACGATCTGAAAGAGCATGACAGACTGACGGAAAACAGCGAAAAACGCGTTATTGTCATTGAAACGCATTACTGGTATGGCAAGAAAACGCTGACGCCCTTTGTCAGCGAAAAGACGCCGATCTTTGACGAAAACAAAACCTGTATCGGGACGATGTGGAATGCCAGACTGCTGGATACCCTTTCCCCACTGTTGTATATCGATCAAAAAAAGCCAACTGTATTACAGACGCAAATAACCACGGATATTTTCACTCAGTCGGAACTCGATATTGTCTTTCTCATATTACAGCGTTTTTCTAATAAAGAGATCGCAAGAAAAATGAACTTATCACCTAAAACAATTGAGAACAGAGTTTACAACATGTTTCAAAAAGCCGAAGTCCATTCCCTGTCTCAGTTTGAAGAATTCTGTCGGCAGCGGGAAATAGACGGTTATATCCCCGAATCGCTTATCGGAAAAGGCATCCAGTTTATATAG
- a CDS encoding thiolase family protein, producing MKEAVIVSAARTPIGKCRGTLAPVPAHVLGALSVKEAVRRAGIAPESIDDVIFANLMNNEINNMGRMVALEAGLPVSVPGITLDRQCAASLNALAYGAIQIMAGFAETVVVGGVESDSRRTWSLEKTETAYSVQPPRFVDIHTSPDRLGNPSMGITAENIARHYGLRRGALDEFSLRSHRLAAAAWREGRFDEQVVPVSLPDRRGQAIEVRQDESVRPDCSLEALSSLRPCFRDDGIVTAGNSSPMSDGAGALVVMERSLAKAQGLAVLAVFRGYAAVGVDPHFMGLGPVPATAKLLQQTGLTVNDIDLWELNEAFAAQSLACIRDIGMEPDRVNPNGGAIALGHPLAGSGAILATKTVYDMQRRHLNNAVVTFCVGGGQGVAVLLTRE from the coding sequence ATGAAAGAAGCAGTCATTGTGTCGGCGGCTCGCACGCCGATCGGCAAGTGTCGCGGTACGCTGGCGCCGGTGCCGGCGCATGTGCTGGGCGCGCTGTCGGTGAAAGAAGCGGTGCGCCGGGCCGGGATCGCCCCTGAAAGCATCGATGACGTTATCTTTGCCAATTTAATGAACAATGAAATCAACAACATGGGGCGGATGGTGGCGCTGGAAGCAGGGCTGCCCGTCTCGGTGCCGGGCATTACGCTCGATCGTCAGTGCGCCGCCTCGCTTAACGCGCTGGCCTATGGCGCGATCCAGATTATGGCGGGGTTTGCCGAAACCGTGGTGGTTGGCGGCGTGGAAAGCGATTCCAGGCGCACCTGGTCGCTGGAGAAAACGGAAACGGCATACTCAGTACAGCCGCCGCGTTTTGTTGATATCCATACCTCGCCGGATCGACTGGGCAACCCTTCCATGGGGATAACCGCCGAAAACATTGCCCGGCATTATGGGCTGCGCCGCGGAGCGCTGGATGAATTTTCGCTGCGCAGCCATCGGTTGGCGGCCGCGGCCTGGCGTGAGGGGCGTTTTGACGAGCAGGTGGTGCCGGTTTCGCTGCCGGATCGCCGGGGACAGGCGATCGAGGTCCGGCAGGATGAGTCGGTGCGTCCCGACTGCTCGCTGGAGGCGCTTTCCTCTTTGCGTCCCTGTTTCCGCGACGACGGGATCGTCACTGCGGGCAATAGCTCGCCGATGAGCGACGGCGCGGGCGCGTTGGTCGTCATGGAGCGTTCGCTGGCCAAAGCGCAGGGACTGGCGGTGCTGGCGGTATTTCGCGGTTATGCCGCCGTCGGCGTGGACCCCCATTTCATGGGACTGGGGCCGGTGCCCGCCACGGCCAAATTACTGCAACAGACCGGGTTGACGGTGAATGACATTGACCTGTGGGAGCTGAATGAAGCTTTCGCCGCCCAGTCGCTGGCCTGTATTCGGGATATCGGTATGGAACCGGATCGCGTTAATCCGAACGGCGGCGCCATCGCGCTGGGACATCCCCTGGCCGGTAGCGGCGCGATTCTGGCCACTAAAACGGTTTATGACATGCAACGCCGTCATCTGAACAACGCCGTCGTTACCTTTTGCGTCGGCGGCGGTCAGGGGGTTGCGGTCCTGCTGACGAGGGAATGA
- a CDS encoding cytosine permease, whose protein sequence is MERVEDYPVNRVPMNMRQPFFNVALVQIGMLTALDQFMLGAVLGNAMTLTDAFLSIFIGSAMFGVVTLGLGYAGMKEGLSGSLLARWCGFGRLGSVLLGVVIAVSLLGWFGVQNAVFAKALNFALGEKLGFGWSAALSGTVLTILVAFGFNALKFTAKIAVPMFILIVGFLSFMTLTGHNIAELLRSSPTEKALSISAGVTMVVGGCIVASLITPDMTRYSRKGHHVFWIIIMSILAGEFIVNVLAILIARALNTADVVTIMSQMSGGIGLIAVIFSTLRINDINLYSSSLGIANAIEGVSGRKLRYRSITLVNGFIGTFLSVIGILDRFIDFLTLLGVLFPPIIGIMLVDYYILRTHRKLLDDSRREGKLPEVEDTPFIGWAAITVSIAGALVGFTIDWGVPSINSLLAASLIYWLVNVVYKPVRQFA, encoded by the coding sequence ATGGAAAGAGTAGAGGACTATCCGGTGAACCGCGTTCCTATGAATATGCGCCAGCCCTTTTTCAATGTGGCGTTAGTCCAAATCGGCATGCTGACCGCGCTGGATCAATTCATGCTGGGCGCCGTTCTGGGCAACGCGATGACATTAACCGATGCGTTTTTATCCATATTCATCGGCAGCGCGATGTTTGGCGTGGTGACATTGGGTCTGGGATATGCTGGGATGAAAGAGGGACTGTCGGGTAGCCTGCTGGCAAGGTGGTGCGGATTTGGACGCTTAGGCTCGGTGTTGCTCGGTGTTGTGATCGCCGTCAGTCTGCTAGGCTGGTTCGGGGTACAAAACGCGGTTTTCGCCAAAGCGCTTAACTTCGCACTGGGCGAAAAGCTGGGTTTTGGCTGGTCAGCCGCCCTCTCAGGCACCGTGCTGACAATCCTTGTCGCCTTCGGCTTCAACGCCCTGAAATTTACCGCAAAAATAGCGGTGCCAATGTTTATCCTGATCGTCGGCTTTCTCTCGTTCATGACCCTGACCGGGCATAATATCGCCGAACTCCTCCGTTCATCGCCGACAGAAAAAGCACTCTCAATCAGCGCCGGGGTCACCATGGTCGTGGGCGGTTGCATTGTGGCAAGCCTGATCACGCCAGATATGACCCGCTACTCCAGAAAAGGCCATCATGTTTTCTGGATTATCATCATGTCGATCCTCGCCGGTGAGTTTATCGTAAACGTTCTGGCCATATTGATTGCGCGGGCGCTGAATACGGCTGACGTGGTGACCATCATGTCTCAGATGTCAGGCGGTATCGGCCTCATCGCGGTGATTTTCTCCACATTGAGGATCAATGACATCAACCTATACTCTTCGTCGCTGGGTATCGCCAACGCCATCGAAGGGGTGTCCGGCAGAAAGCTCCGTTATCGGTCAATCACGCTGGTGAATGGCTTTATTGGCACCTTTCTTTCCGTGATTGGCATTCTGGACAGATTTATCGATTTTCTGACCCTGCTTGGCGTGCTGTTTCCCCCCATCATCGGCATTATGTTGGTCGATTACTATATTTTGCGCACCCACAGAAAACTGCTCGATGATAGCCGACGCGAAGGTAAGCTGCCGGAAGTGGAAGATACGCCATTTATCGGCTGGGCCGCGATAACAGTAAGCATTGCCGGCGCTCTCGTCGGTTTTACGATCGACTGGGGCGTACCGTCCATCAATTCGTTGCTCGCTGCCAGCCTGATCTATTGGCTGGTTAACGTCGTCTATAAACCTGTACGCCAGTTCGCCTGA
- a CDS encoding 4Fe-4S dicluster domain-containing protein, with amino-acid sequence MDGFSRRRFIAYMGSAIVVTGNASLTRAQEEPAKTAGSSAVKYGLLHNEQRCIGCNACIGACKTANSVPDGVTRLEILKTVEIPATGKSRAFKQYFRKSCQHCENPPCVTVCPTGASFKDALTGIVDVNDKCCVGCRYCIAACPYHVRFINPVSKTADKCNFCRETNLAAGKQPACVEICPTKALVFGDLNDPDSDISKMIKSNSTYRSKVYLGTEPQLYRIPGRRGEIDNA; translated from the coding sequence ATGGATGGATTTTCTCGCCGTCGTTTTATTGCTTACATGGGAAGTGCGATTGTCGTCACCGGGAACGCCAGCCTGACGCGGGCACAGGAAGAACCCGCGAAAACCGCCGGGTCAAGCGCGGTTAAATATGGACTATTACACAACGAACAACGCTGCATCGGCTGTAATGCCTGCATCGGTGCCTGTAAAACAGCCAATAGCGTGCCCGATGGCGTTACCCGTCTGGAAATACTGAAAACCGTCGAGATCCCCGCGACGGGAAAATCACGCGCATTCAAGCAGTATTTTCGTAAATCCTGTCAGCACTGCGAAAATCCGCCGTGTGTCACGGTCTGTCCGACCGGAGCATCGTTCAAGGACGCATTAACCGGCATCGTCGATGTCAACGACAAATGTTGTGTCGGCTGCCGTTACTGTATTGCCGCCTGCCCTTATCATGTTCGCTTTATCAACCCGGTCAGCAAGACGGCGGACAAATGCAACTTTTGCCGGGAAACCAATCTGGCCGCCGGAAAACAGCCTGCCTGTGTGGAAATATGCCCGACCAAAGCGCTGGTGTTTGGCGATCTGAACGATCCCGACAGCGATATTTCAAAAATGATCAAAAGCAATTCAACCTACCGGTCAAAAGTCTACCTCGGCACCGAACCGCAACTTTATCGTATTCCGGGTAGACGGGGAGAAATCGATAATGCATAG
- a CDS encoding MFS transporter, whose amino-acid sequence MTGQENNMALNKTTNRSIQGAVDLAVGGGNGFGVRGWTIIVFQAVMFWIAAGAVTHGLNVMLPALSQTYALDYSALLALATPASWASIPAGPACAWLCEKRGARFNIVFCLVACGLCFGLLGYCGSLLGFTLLFAGVCFFGTGFAYVGGTSIMASWFVRKAGLALGWCTVGQTFSSAFFVPTLAALFVWLGVRHGFWGISVMMFIMAVLVRLFVANKPEDVGLAPDNARLSVTEPGERTHDDDAGPLDVRQLLRMRDVWFMGIATGAIYIMLVGVVSQIVPRLMEMGYELKTAIFYMTLSALFGTLGAYGWGWLNHRIGVKRALLVYTLWWMAAVAINLFAHQRAMLWISLLMIGFSLPGATNLSTALIASKFPRRLYVRAIGIVHPIQSVVRCFSFSILAFGLAYLGGYTGAYLLLIGVGVVALALIWLIDVTPVNVGAMVPGDRK is encoded by the coding sequence ATGACTGGGCAAGAAAATAATATGGCGCTCAATAAGACCACAAATCGTTCTATCCAGGGGGCGGTGGATCTCGCCGTCGGCGGCGGCAACGGTTTCGGCGTACGCGGCTGGACTATCATCGTCTTTCAGGCGGTGATGTTCTGGATCGCCGCCGGCGCGGTGACCCACGGCCTGAACGTGATGTTGCCCGCGCTGTCGCAGACCTACGCTCTGGACTACAGCGCGCTGCTGGCGTTGGCGACGCCGGCTTCCTGGGCTTCTATTCCCGCAGGCCCGGCGTGCGCCTGGCTGTGCGAGAAGCGAGGCGCCAGATTCAACATCGTATTCTGTCTGGTGGCCTGCGGATTGTGTTTCGGTCTGCTGGGATACTGCGGCTCGCTGCTCGGGTTTACCCTGCTGTTCGCCGGCGTGTGTTTCTTCGGCACCGGCTTTGCCTACGTGGGCGGCACGTCCATCATGGCCAGTTGGTTTGTTCGCAAGGCGGGGCTGGCGTTGGGGTGGTGCACGGTGGGACAGACGTTTTCCAGCGCGTTTTTCGTCCCCACGCTGGCGGCGTTGTTCGTCTGGCTGGGGGTCCGGCATGGCTTCTGGGGCATTTCGGTCATGATGTTCATCATGGCCGTGCTGGTGCGGCTGTTTGTCGCCAATAAACCCGAGGATGTCGGCCTGGCCCCGGATAACGCGCGGCTTTCCGTCACTGAACCGGGCGAGCGGACGCATGACGACGATGCGGGACCGCTTGACGTCAGGCAATTGCTGCGCATGCGGGATGTCTGGTTCATGGGGATCGCCACCGGCGCGATTTACATCATGCTGGTGGGGGTGGTCAGCCAGATCGTTCCCCGGTTGATGGAAATGGGTTATGAGCTGAAGACCGCCATCTTCTATATGACCTTGTCGGCGCTGTTCGGCACGCTGGGGGCGTATGGCTGGGGCTGGCTCAATCACCGGATCGGGGTCAAGCGGGCGCTGCTGGTTTACACCCTCTGGTGGATGGCGGCCGTGGCGATCAATCTGTTCGCCCATCAGCGCGCCATGCTGTGGATCTCGCTGCTGATGATCGGCTTTAGTCTGCCGGGCGCCACCAATTTAAGCACCGCGCTGATTGCCTCTAAATTTCCCCGGCGTCTCTATGTTCGCGCCATCGGCATTGTGCATCCGATTCAATCCGTGGTGCGCTGCTTTTCCTTTTCCATTCTGGCTTTCGGCCTGGCGTATCTGGGCGGCTACACCGGCGCTTATCTGCTGTTGATCGGCGTCGGGGTGGTCGCGCTGGCGCTGATCTGGTTGATCGACGTAACGCCGGTCAACGTGGGCGCGATGGTTCCCGGCGATCGAAAATAA